Proteins encoded within one genomic window of Mya arenaria isolate MELC-2E11 chromosome 13, ASM2691426v1:
- the LOC128213410 gene encoding uncharacterized protein LOC128213410: MKIPSTKHCICFIIFYIFLVVCFVSLVFHRRHISMRDYSLLNNRKILISKYTVEGVFAIAEEDSFTQSAGKYINYSHAFSYKPFNILKPKFGDLWSETVFLKNPDNIALIGTQSQEKLQGEIVVVRNGTLDLNTDCGYRASSSAVKRNQTKGITQWYSSIIPLYVPDGHTFQHFLDGMLPKIIQVLPTMRMFKAKLLLRYPRDEIIFDILKKLNISREQLIFIDSTNVTVGADFLIFTCITPPLHPYLWKTARKMVGAPEIPDAWTREFGMVILLTRKGCHNCGRIIQNEVEVLHFLESRYGKDTVSLFQGSKTLLESIDTFGKARIIIGAHGGAFYNINFAPAETVLVEVMPTNDDGSELAASKTIFWAQADMLDQVYWRICERPLNDKGDVNVNIIVLENILEIVDNKQLKTKTV, from the coding sequence ATGAAGATCCCTTCAACGAAACAttgcatatgttttattatattctaCATATTTCTTGTGGTGTGTTTCGTATCTTTAGTATTTCATAGAAGACATATTAGTATGCGTGACTACTCGTTGCTCAACAACAGGAAAATACTAATTAGTAAATACACAGTCGAAGGAGTTTTTGCCATTGCAGAAGAAGATTCATTCACACAAAGCGCAgggaaatatattaattactcaCACGCCTTCAGTTATaaaccatttaacattttaaagccGAAGTTCGGAGACTTGTGGAGTGaaactgtatttttaaaaaatcctgACAACATCGCTTTAATTGGAACGCAGTCCCAAGAAAAGCTTCAGGGAGAGATAGTCGTTGTCAGGAATGGAACACTCGACCTTAACACGGACTGTGGATACCGTGCGAGCTCCTCTGCTGTGAAAAGAAATCAAACAAAAGGAATAACACAATGGTATTCCAGTATTATTCCATTGTATGTTCCTGATGGGCATACATTCCAACATTTTCTAGATGGTATGTTACCAAAGATTATACAAGTTCTGCCAACAATGCGAATGTTTAAAGCTAAACTTCTTTTACGCTACCCACGAGATGaaattatctttgatattttaaaaaaactgaacATTTCTAGGGAGCAGTTGATATTTATTGACTCTACAAATGTCACAGTTGGTGCagatttcttaatatttacttGCATAACACCTCCTTTGCATCCATATCTTTGGAAAACAGCACGCAAAATGGTCGGCGCACCTGAAATCCCGGACGCGTGGACAAGAGAATTTGGAATGGTTATTCTTTTGACGAGAAAGGGGTGCCACAATTGTGGTAGAATTATTCAAAACGAAGTTGAAGTTTTACACTTCCTAGAGTCGCGATATGGCAAAGATACCGTATCCCTGTTTCAGGGATCTAAAACATTATTGGAATCAATAGATACATTTGGAAAGGCAAGAATAATCATTGGTGCACACGGTGGTGCCTTCTACAACATAAACTTTGCCCCGGCTGAGACGGTTTTGGTGGAAGTTATGCCAACCAACGATGATGGTAGCGAACTGGCGGCTTCCAAAACCATTTTCTGGGCACAAGCAGACATGTTGGACCAAGTTTATTGGAGAATTTGTGAAAGACCGCTTAATGACAAAGGAGATGTCAATGTCAATATTATAgttttagaaaacattttagaaatagTGGACAAtaagcaattaaaaacaaaaacagtataG